Proteins encoded in a region of the Neoarius graeffei isolate fNeoGra1 chromosome 3, fNeoGra1.pri, whole genome shotgun sequence genome:
- the LOC132883241 gene encoding uncharacterized protein LOC132883241 isoform X2: MSGGLSKICKQSMLRLFRAHLMSLKSALQTTRTLGLPDPNKPFVQTVDEKKGFMTSVLLQKHGDRLRPVAYFSSKLDPVAAGLPVCLRAVAAAEKAVTASRNIVGYSNLTLLVPHAVSLLLLEKKTSHLSAQRWLKYNTVILDMPNIIVKHCSVLNSASLLPTEDDGEPHDCVVLTNNFCSPRTDLKSDPLENPDMVLYVDGSASRNPETGKNKVGFAVVSGHEVLKASCLSSNLSAQAEPGNRLAVSVQTRSGFVPRAFPVYQNTCSLSMQNWHMGSSMCQKGGMVAEVTKRWFTKGFSNYIAKFCKQCLICAQHNAGQGIKLTQAAHPIPDKLFDHLQMDFIELTLSEGKWVP; the protein is encoded by the coding sequence atgagtggaggtttgtccaagatctgcaagcagtcaatgctgaggTTGTTCCGCGCGCACCTgatgtccctaaagagcgctctgcagaccacacgcactctgggattgcctgaccccaataaaccatttgttcaaactgtagatgaaaagaagggtttcatgacctctgttcttttgcagaagcatggggatagattaagacctgtagcctacttctccagcaaactggacccagtggcggctggacttcctgtttgcctgcgtgcagttgctgcagctgaaaaggcggtaactgcttccagaaatattgtggggtattctaacctcacccttttggtcccacatgctgtctccctgcttctgttggagaaaaagacgtcacatttgtcagcacagagatggttaaagtataacactgtcatacttgatatgcctaacatcattgtgaaacattgttctgttctgaattctgcctctcttctccctacagaggatgatggagaaccacatgactgtgtcgTTCTCACTAacaatttttgttcccccaggacagacttaaagagcgaccctttggaaaatccagacatggtcctctatgtggatggttcagcctccagaaacccagagacgggaaagaacaaagtaggttttgccgtagtgtcaggtcacgaggtcctcaaggcgtcatgtctgtcctcaaacctgtcggcgcaggccgaGCCTGGAAACAGGCTGGCTGTATCtgtgcaaactcggtctgggtttgtccctcgggccttccctgtctaccaaaacacatgttccctttctatgcaaaattggcacatgggctcatccATGTGtcaaaaaggggggatggtagcagaagtaacaaagagatggttcacaaaggggttttcaaattatattgcaaaattttgcaagcaatgcttgatatgtgcacaacataatgcaggtcaaggtatcaaactaactcaagcagcacacccaataccagacaaactgtttgatcatctccaaatggacttcattgaactgacacttagtgagggaaaatgggtcccttaa
- the LOC132883241 gene encoding uncharacterized protein LOC132883241 isoform X1, protein MGISRQPVTETFSVKSEGGIVTSHSFLISHTCPVNLLACDLMCKLGVNLTSTPDGLTIHLISLSLAALSFYRVAGKLEPIPADYGRKAGYTLDKSPGHHRAGLTIEVSEMCGVQYGLGSPLYVYVWRVCSDQLTQTPKHLVQLAHLNTSSVDTDYMKKEDLHCTAHVHQAQDVDFEKTWCADPHAHERLTLKTTYWSKHYCAVQVHFTRCPNNCINVHCSVLKHVIRGLVSEDSEVSCCQHDFFDIVNSIPHVSLAKPRAAHWKDVEKWVKKCAVNGNEWSQTEDPSVLFCQKLGVYKQSYAVCVHVKHSVILATDDQGPGDPGQSGLFVSVSTGITPAEVHPKLAGVPNSVWVKGKHDVGLIKNAEPVVITPKSDFRLKQTQYPLKPEAITGIRPVFDSLLKAGVIVPCQDSPVRTPIFPVKKARKLSHPNEWRFVQDLQAVNAEVVPRAPDVPKERSADHTHSGIA, encoded by the coding sequence atgggcatctcaagACAACCTGTAacggaaactttctcagtcaaaagtgagggaggaatagttacgtcccactcattcctcatctcacatacatgtccagtaaatttgttagcatgcgatttaatgtgcaaattaggagtaaatctcacgtccactccagatggactaactattcatctcatctcattatctctagccgctttatccttctacagggtcgcaggcaagctggagcctatcccagctgactacgggcgaaaggcggggtacaccctggacaagtcgccaggtcatcacagggctggactaactattgaagtaagtgaaatgtgcggtgtgcagtatggtcttggaagccccctgtatgtgtatgtctggcgggtctgctcagatcaactcacacaaactcccaaacaccttgtacagcttgcacacttgaacacctcatcagttgacacagattatatgaaaaaggaagatttgcattgcacagcacatgttcaccaagcgcAAGATGTAgattttgaaaagacttggtgtgcagacccccacgcacatgaaagattgaccctcaaaactacatattggtcgaaacattattgtgctgtgcaggtccattttactcgttgtccgaacaactgcatcaatgttcattgcagtgttctcaaacatgttatacgtggcctcgtgtcagaggactctgaggtcagttgctgccagcatgatttctttgacatcgttaattctataccccatgtctcattagcaaagccacgagcagcccattggaaagacgtggagaaatgggtcaagaagtgtgcagtcaatggcaatgaatggtcccaaacagaggaccctagtgtgttgttttgccaaaagcttggggtctacaaacaaagttatgctgtgtgtgtgcatgttaagcacagcgtaatattagccactgatgaccagggtcctggggaccccggccaaagtggcctgtttgtctctgtttccacaggcataactccagcagaggtgcaccccaaattggcgggagttccaaattccgtttgggtgaagggtaaacatgatgtaggtctaataaagaatgctgaaccagtggtgatcacccccaaatcagatttcaggcttaaacagacccagtacccactcaaaccagaagcaatcacaggtataagaccggtctttgattcattgctgaaggcaggtgtaattgtcccttgccaggactctccagtgcgcactcctattttcccagttaagaaggcaagaaaactgtcccaccccaatgagtggaggtttgtccaagatctgcaagcagtcaatgctgaggTTGTTCCGCGCGCACCTgatgtccctaaagagcgctctgcagaccacacgcactctgggattgcctga